One Natronomonas moolapensis 8.8.11 genomic region harbors:
- a CDS encoding NAD(P)/FAD-dependent oxidoreductase, with protein sequence MSEHVVILGGGTGGSVLANDLAERLEPELEADEVRVTMLNDGPDHVYKPVWLYVPFGLREPEDGRRPLADLVDDRVDVREARVTEIDTDAEALRCRDSHRPVEYDHLVIATGSTLAPGEVPGLEAGGHNYYSESGAEALRDALLSFESGHLVLSVVGSPHMCPAAPLEFAFMADDWFRTRGLREDVDITYTYPVGRTHGNPHIAEWATPLFEERGIGVETSFNAESVDPEAGTITSMEGTELEYDLLVSIPPHRGVDVVAETDLGERGWVDVDKHTLEAEAAEDVYALGDAATTGVPKAGSVAHYQAGVLAQRLASRIRGRPATATYDGKTLCFIETGMDAASFVEFDYETPPSPAPPSEKLHWSKLAYNESYWLTARGLL encoded by the coding sequence ATGAGCGAACACGTCGTCATTCTCGGCGGCGGCACCGGCGGTTCGGTGCTGGCCAACGACCTCGCGGAGCGGCTCGAACCGGAACTGGAGGCCGACGAGGTCCGGGTGACGATGCTCAACGACGGGCCCGATCACGTCTACAAGCCAGTGTGGCTCTACGTCCCCTTCGGGTTGCGCGAACCCGAAGACGGCCGCCGGCCGCTCGCCGACCTCGTCGACGACCGGGTCGACGTCCGGGAGGCGCGCGTGACCGAAATCGACACCGACGCGGAGGCGTTGAGGTGTCGGGACAGCCACCGCCCGGTCGAGTACGACCACCTCGTGATCGCGACGGGGTCGACGCTCGCGCCCGGGGAGGTCCCCGGCCTCGAGGCGGGCGGGCACAACTACTACAGCGAATCGGGCGCGGAAGCGCTCCGCGATGCGCTTTTGTCATTCGAGTCGGGGCATCTGGTTCTCTCGGTCGTGGGATCGCCGCACATGTGCCCGGCCGCGCCGCTGGAGTTCGCGTTCATGGCCGACGATTGGTTCCGGACACGCGGGCTTCGGGAGGACGTCGACATCACCTACACCTATCCGGTCGGGCGCACCCACGGCAACCCACACATCGCCGAGTGGGCCACACCGCTGTTCGAGGAGCGCGGAATCGGCGTCGAGACGTCGTTCAACGCCGAGTCGGTGGACCCGGAAGCGGGGACGATCACCTCGATGGAGGGGACCGAGTTGGAGTACGACCTCCTCGTGTCGATCCCGCCGCACCGCGGCGTCGACGTCGTCGCCGAGACCGACCTCGGCGAGCGAGGCTGGGTCGACGTCGACAAACACACCCTCGAAGCCGAGGCGGCCGAGGACGTCTACGCCCTCGGCGACGCGGCCACGACCGGCGTGCCGAAGGCCGGCAGCGTCGCCCACTACCAGGCGGGCGTCCTCGCACAGCGGCTCGCCAGCCGGATCCGGGGGCGCCCCGCGACGGCGACGTACGACGGCAAGACGCTGTGTTTCATCGAGACCGGGATGGACGCGGCGTCGTTCGTCGAGTTCGACTACGAGACCCCGCCGTCGCCCGCGCCGCCCTCGGAGAAGCTCCACTGGTCGAAGCTGGCGTACAACGAGTCCTACTGGCTGACCGCACGGGGGCTGCTCTGA
- a CDS encoding DUF1641 domain-containing protein, which produces MAENETAGDPADVEATDATADRETDATAALEAAIEENPEAVAEFVRRLDAVNELLDVLSLGEDALTDEMIREVAGTTATLAESADGLATEGTVGLAETVGENGAELEAALESVLELQRTGVLDELVELGGVASLLSSALDDEMVASLASTGSSLGEIADTAAEADARDGIETTLEGLAAAESEPPERVGPVGVVRAARDPEVQYGLGYVLAIARAIGRSRSTDDGPP; this is translated from the coding sequence ATGGCCGAGAACGAGACGGCGGGCGACCCCGCCGACGTCGAGGCTACCGACGCGACGGCGGATCGGGAAACGGACGCGACGGCGGCCCTCGAGGCGGCGATCGAGGAAAACCCCGAGGCCGTCGCCGAGTTCGTCCGCCGGCTGGACGCGGTCAACGAGTTGCTCGACGTGCTCTCCCTCGGCGAGGACGCGCTGACAGACGAGATGATCCGGGAGGTCGCCGGGACGACCGCGACGCTCGCCGAATCCGCCGACGGGCTCGCGACAGAGGGGACGGTCGGGCTGGCCGAAACCGTCGGCGAGAACGGCGCGGAACTCGAGGCCGCCCTCGAGTCGGTACTCGAGCTTCAGCGGACCGGCGTCCTCGACGAACTCGTCGAACTCGGCGGCGTCGCGTCGCTTCTGAGTTCGGCGCTCGACGACGAGATGGTCGCCTCGCTGGCGTCGACGGGGTCGTCGCTGGGCGAGATCGCCGACACCGCGGCCGAGGCGGACGCCCGCGACGGGATCGAGACGACGCTGGAGGGCCTCGCCGCGGCCGAGTCGGAGCCGCCCGAGCGGGTCGGCCCGGTCGGGGTGGTTCGGGCCGCGCGGGACCCGGAGGTCCAGTACGGCCTCGGCTACGTCCTCGCGATCGCCCGCGCGATCGGTCGCTCGCGGTCGACGGATGACGGGCCGCCGTAG
- a CDS encoding PAS domain S-box protein: MTDASESIRVLHVDDEPGFAAVAADCLQRESGRLAVETAEGTDEGITHLRDHRVDCIVSDYDMPGEDGIEFLERVRGVDPDLPFVLFTGKGSEEIASDAISAGVTEYLQKETGTGQYAVLANRIENAVEQYRTKHEIEASQKRLSLFIEQSPLGVLEYNEDFEIVRLNERGEEILGYAEAELQGHTWQKLVTEDSHEDVAAIADELANAEGGYHSVDENVRKDGETIVCEWHNRVVTDDDGEVVAVFSQFQDVTDRRNREERLRRTTARLEALFENSPDGINVHDAEGTIVDVNPQLCEQTGYGESELVGMKVWDVDARADPEGATGVWAGMSVGDRHETETRYRRADGTTFPVEVHVRRLSIDGEERFVAISRDITERRQREAERERVETSRREIHRITASADVDADARIERLLDVGRDTLGVANAHVAEVDCDANRHEVTVASGSGLAEAGAERALSETFCAATVETEGVLDVSATELPDDSDHRSGLEQWGIGYYVGAKLVVDGELFGTVCFVDRDPHERSLTEDERALVELLAQCVSHVIERAADRRERDAILDRVTDAVVAVDDGWYVQYANERGWAFLRGAGDAGEEAGGGAEHGNGTGDEVRGVCLWEALPEAAGTGFRAACLDAMSEQRPASFRGYYPPRERWLDVRAYPSETGVSVYIRDETTERRREEQIVERQRTIREIYEAISDADTPFERTVEHLIDIGRRVVGTEYGSLSRVEGEEYIFEVVRGGNEDGHEDEDGNEDGHEDEDGNEDGHEDEDGNEDGHEDEDGNGDGHEDEDGNEDGDGGIEPGGVVDLGATNCERTVRNRRSVVLADIAADAPELTDRAGYTEWGVSCYIGTPVIVEDSVYGTFCFYDTERREEPFSEWEVAVVDLMGKWIGYELRRRRTETRLRRQNERLEEFASVVSHDLRNPLGVAAGNLELAREECNSDRLDAVGDAIDRMETLIENLLALAREGEAVSEREPVDLAAAARRHWKRVETADARLVVDVDRRVGADPSRLAQLFENLFRNAVEHGGPEVTVRIGDLDGGFFVADDGPGVPEADRKRVFEAGYSDADGTGFGLAIVERIVAAHGWAVSVGVSETGGARFEITGIDEAVTADGGAERETDAGADAEGGSDTELDSSSDAGADDDPNAGSTL; this comes from the coding sequence ATGACCGACGCCAGCGAGTCGATACGGGTGCTCCACGTCGACGACGAGCCGGGGTTCGCCGCCGTCGCCGCCGATTGCCTCCAGCGCGAGTCCGGGCGGCTGGCCGTCGAGACCGCAGAGGGGACCGACGAGGGAATCACGCACCTGCGCGATCACCGGGTCGACTGCATCGTCTCGGATTACGACATGCCCGGCGAGGACGGCATCGAGTTCCTCGAGCGAGTCCGGGGGGTCGATCCCGATCTCCCGTTCGTTCTCTTTACCGGCAAGGGCAGCGAGGAGATCGCCAGCGACGCCATCTCGGCCGGGGTGACCGAGTACCTCCAGAAGGAGACCGGAACCGGCCAGTACGCCGTCCTCGCGAACCGGATCGAAAACGCCGTCGAGCAGTACCGAACGAAACACGAGATCGAGGCCAGTCAAAAACGGCTCTCGCTTTTCATCGAGCAGTCGCCGCTCGGGGTGTTGGAGTACAACGAGGACTTCGAGATCGTCCGCCTGAACGAGCGCGGCGAGGAGATCCTCGGCTACGCTGAGGCGGAACTCCAGGGGCACACGTGGCAAAAGCTCGTCACCGAGGACAGCCACGAGGACGTCGCGGCGATCGCCGACGAGCTCGCCAACGCCGAAGGGGGGTATCACAGCGTCGACGAGAACGTCCGCAAGGACGGCGAAACGATCGTGTGTGAGTGGCACAACCGCGTCGTCACCGACGACGACGGCGAGGTCGTCGCGGTCTTCTCGCAGTTTCAGGACGTCACCGACCGCCGGAACCGCGAGGAACGGCTCCGGCGGACGACCGCCCGCCTCGAGGCGCTGTTCGAGAACTCCCCGGACGGGATCAACGTCCACGACGCCGAGGGGACGATCGTCGACGTGAACCCACAGCTGTGCGAGCAGACGGGCTACGGCGAGTCGGAGCTGGTCGGCATGAAGGTCTGGGACGTCGACGCGAGGGCCGACCCCGAGGGGGCCACCGGGGTCTGGGCGGGGATGTCAGTCGGCGACCGCCACGAGACCGAGACGCGATACCGCCGGGCCGACGGAACGACGTTCCCGGTCGAAGTGCACGTCAGACGGCTCAGCATCGACGGCGAGGAGCGCTTCGTCGCGATCAGCCGCGACATCACCGAGCGCCGGCAGCGCGAGGCCGAGCGCGAACGGGTCGAGACGAGTCGCCGGGAGATACACCGCATCACGGCGTCGGCCGACGTCGACGCCGACGCGAGGATCGAGCGGCTACTCGACGTCGGCCGTGACACCCTCGGCGTGGCGAACGCCCACGTCGCGGAGGTCGACTGCGACGCGAACCGCCACGAGGTCACGGTGGCGTCGGGGTCGGGGCTTGCCGAGGCCGGAGCCGAGCGCGCGCTCTCGGAGACGTTCTGTGCGGCGACAGTCGAGACCGAGGGCGTACTCGATGTCTCAGCGACGGAACTACCGGACGACAGCGACCACAGGAGTGGTCTCGAGCAGTGGGGGATCGGCTACTACGTCGGCGCGAAACTCGTCGTCGACGGCGAACTCTTCGGGACGGTGTGTTTCGTCGACCGCGACCCCCACGAGCGGTCGCTGACGGAGGACGAACGGGCGCTCGTCGAGCTCCTCGCCCAGTGTGTGAGCCACGTCATCGAGCGCGCGGCCGACCGCCGGGAGCGGGACGCGATCCTCGATCGGGTGACCGACGCGGTGGTGGCGGTCGACGACGGGTGGTACGTTCAGTACGCCAACGAGCGCGGCTGGGCGTTCCTCCGGGGGGCCGGCGACGCGGGCGAGGAGGCCGGCGGCGGGGCGGAGCACGGCAACGGGACCGGCGACGAGGTTCGTGGCGTCTGTCTCTGGGAGGCGCTGCCGGAAGCCGCCGGAACGGGCTTTCGGGCGGCGTGTCTCGACGCCATGTCCGAACAGCGCCCGGCCTCGTTTCGGGGGTACTACCCGCCCAGGGAGCGCTGGCTCGACGTCCGGGCGTACCCCTCCGAGACGGGCGTATCGGTGTACATCCGAGACGAGACGACCGAGCGCCGACGCGAAGAGCAGATCGTCGAGCGCCAGCGGACCATCCGGGAGATTTACGAGGCGATCTCCGACGCCGACACACCGTTCGAACGGACGGTCGAGCATCTGATCGACATCGGCCGCCGCGTCGTCGGCACGGAGTACGGCTCGCTCTCGCGGGTCGAGGGCGAGGAGTACATTTTCGAGGTCGTCAGGGGTGGGAACGAGGACGGACACGAAGACGAGGACGGGAACGAGGACGGACACGAAGACGAGGACGGGAACGAGGACGGACACGAAGACGAGGACGGGAACGAGGACGGACACGAAGACGAGGACGGGAACGGAGACGGACACGAAGACGAGGACGGGAACGAGGACGGGGACGGGGGCATAGAACCCGGCGGGGTCGTCGACCTCGGCGCGACGAACTGCGAGCGGACGGTTCGGAACCGACGCTCGGTCGTGTTGGCCGACATCGCCGCGGACGCGCCCGAACTCACCGACCGGGCCGGCTACACGGAGTGGGGCGTCTCCTGTTATATCGGGACGCCGGTCATCGTCGAGGACTCGGTGTACGGCACGTTCTGTTTTTACGACACCGAGCGGCGCGAGGAGCCGTTCTCGGAGTGGGAGGTCGCGGTCGTCGACCTGATGGGCAAGTGGATCGGGTACGAACTCCGCCGCCGGCGCACCGAGACCCGCCTCCGCCGACAGAACGAACGCCTCGAGGAGTTCGCGAGCGTCGTCAGCCACGACCTCCGGAACCCCCTGGGCGTGGCCGCGGGCAACCTCGAGTTGGCTCGCGAGGAGTGCAACAGCGACCGCCTCGACGCGGTCGGCGACGCGATCGACCGCATGGAGACGCTGATCGAGAACCTGCTCGCGCTCGCTCGGGAGGGCGAGGCGGTCTCCGAGCGCGAGCCCGTCGACCTCGCGGCAGCCGCGAGGCGACACTGGAAGCGCGTCGAGACGGCGGACGCGAGACTGGTCGTCGACGTCGACCGTCGGGTCGGGGCCGACCCGAGCCGACTGGCACAGCTCTTCGAGAACCTCTTTCGGAACGCGGTCGAGCACGGTGGCCCCGAGGTGACGGTCCGGATCGGCGACCTCGACGGGGGGTTCTTCGTCGCCGACGACGGTCCCGGTGTCCCCGAGGCCGACCGCAAGCGCGTCTTCGAGGCGGGCTACTCCGACGCCGACGGGACCGGGTTCGGGCTGGCGATCGTCGAGAGGATCGTCGCCGCCCACGGCTGGGCGGTCAGCGTCGGCGTGTCCGAGACCGGCGGGGCGCGCTTCGAAATCACGGGGATCGACGAAGCCGTGACTGCGGACGGGGGCGCGGAGAGGGAGACCGACGCGGGCGCCGACGCGGAGGGGGGTTCGGACACGGAGCTGGATTCGAGCAGCGACGCGGGGGCGGACGACGACCCGAACGCCGGATCCACCCTGTGA
- a CDS encoding GNAT family N-acetyltransferase: MTVSVREATAADVEAIRAVAEDAWYAALGGALDPAEIAGALETYYDPEVVTAGIESDAIAFYVASVDGAVCGFTSAERTWADEVELHTIYVHPDRWGEGIGSALLDRAETWARGEGVDRVACGVLAGNAVGIGFLEAVGFERGRATEAEIVGTTYEEYEYEYNLRAEAEA, translated from the coding sequence ATGACGGTATCCGTTCGCGAGGCGACGGCGGCGGACGTCGAGGCGATCCGCGCGGTCGCGGAGGACGCGTGGTACGCCGCGTTGGGCGGCGCGCTCGACCCCGCCGAGATCGCGGGCGCGCTCGAGACGTACTACGACCCCGAGGTCGTGACCGCGGGGATCGAAAGCGACGCCATCGCCTTCTACGTCGCGTCGGTCGACGGCGCGGTCTGCGGCTTCACGAGCGCCGAGCGGACGTGGGCCGACGAAGTCGAACTCCACACGATCTACGTCCATCCCGACCGGTGGGGCGAGGGGATCGGTTCGGCGCTCCTCGATCGGGCCGAGACGTGGGCCAGAGGGGAGGGCGTCGACCGGGTCGCCTGCGGCGTCCTCGCCGGCAACGCCGTCGGGATCGGCTTCCTCGAGGCGGTCGGCTTCGAGCGGGGGCGGGCGACCGAGGCCGAGATCGTCGGGACGACGTACGAGGAGTACGAGTACGAGTACAATCTGCGGGCGGAGGCGGAGGCGTAG